In Pengzhenrongella sicca, a single genomic region encodes these proteins:
- a CDS encoding acetylxylan esterase, whose protein sequence is MAEFDMPIDELRRYRPQVAEPDDFDPSWARTLTQARQHPCLLAVKPVENHLTLVDSWDVTFAGYDGHPIRAWYSRPARHGTVTGNDAGSDDAQPLPAVVEYLGYGRGRGLPHERTTWVNAGYAHLLMDSRGQGGQYGSGGDTDDPVGSGPAGQGFLTRGIASTSTHYYRRLITDAVRAVDAVRQLPGVDPARVAVVGNSQGGGLALAVAGLADNLTAVLASAPFLCHPRRALELTEQDPWGEVMQYLSVFRDAVDATFRTLSYVDGVSFARRATAPAHFGVGLRDSICPPSTVFAAYNQYGDAVTRADVADSGPAHSIEVYPYNHHEGGEAHHVRRQLEWLRAVLPIDAPACTIESDGLR, encoded by the coding sequence ATGGCCGAGTTCGACATGCCGATCGACGAGCTCCGGCGCTACCGGCCGCAGGTGGCTGAGCCCGACGACTTCGACCCGTCGTGGGCACGCACGCTGACTCAGGCCCGGCAGCACCCTTGCCTCCTAGCCGTCAAGCCGGTCGAGAACCACCTCACGCTCGTGGACTCCTGGGACGTCACCTTCGCTGGCTACGACGGCCATCCGATCAGGGCGTGGTACTCCCGCCCCGCACGCCACGGGACCGTCACTGGCAACGACGCCGGATCTGACGACGCACAGCCGCTCCCGGCGGTGGTCGAGTACCTCGGCTACGGACGCGGACGCGGGCTCCCGCATGAGCGCACCACCTGGGTGAACGCCGGGTACGCCCACCTGCTCATGGACAGCCGAGGCCAGGGCGGCCAGTACGGCAGCGGAGGCGACACGGACGACCCGGTGGGTTCCGGACCTGCGGGGCAGGGGTTCCTCACGCGCGGTATCGCGAGCACATCGACCCACTACTACCGGCGCCTGATCACAGACGCCGTGCGCGCAGTCGACGCCGTCCGGCAGCTTCCGGGCGTGGACCCGGCTCGCGTCGCCGTCGTCGGCAACAGCCAGGGAGGCGGACTGGCGCTCGCGGTCGCTGGCCTAGCCGACAACCTCACGGCGGTCCTCGCGAGCGCCCCGTTCCTGTGCCACCCGCGGCGCGCGCTCGAGCTCACGGAGCAGGACCCCTGGGGTGAGGTCATGCAGTACCTCTCGGTCTTCCGCGACGCCGTCGACGCGACGTTCCGAACCCTCTCGTACGTCGACGGTGTGAGCTTCGCTCGCCGGGCGACCGCCCCCGCGCACTTCGGGGTCGGGCTGCGCGACTCGATCTGCCCGCCGTCGACCGTGTTCGCGGCCTACAACCAGTACGGCGACGCCGTGACCCGCGCCGACGTGGCCGACTCCGGGCCGGCGCACTCGATCGAGGTCTATCCGTACAACCATCATGAGGGCGGCGAGGCGCACCACGTACGGCGCCAGCTCGAGTGGTTGCGCGCCGTGCTGCCGATCGACGCGCCTGCGTGCACGATCGAGAGCGACGGACTGCGATGA
- a CDS encoding helix-turn-helix transcriptional regulator has translation MNFSPDEAVAVAVALHRTEGTPFHSAAGTALRKLLAAMQDGDASAAHDLALRVHLIGREAGPPPVPAVLTDAVSARRVLRLRYTDREGRATIRDVEPVGYVGSTTAWYLLGWCRLRGGLRAFRLDRVDRVTATAETAPRRAVRPEEIQVPEGDLRTLTLL, from the coding sequence GTGAACTTCAGCCCGGACGAGGCGGTCGCAGTCGCCGTCGCGCTCCATCGAACCGAGGGCACTCCGTTTCACAGCGCTGCCGGCACCGCCCTCCGGAAGCTTCTTGCCGCGATGCAGGACGGCGATGCATCCGCAGCGCACGACCTCGCGTTGCGAGTTCATCTCATCGGCCGTGAGGCTGGCCCGCCTCCTGTTCCGGCGGTGCTGACCGACGCCGTGTCCGCACGGCGAGTCCTGCGGCTGCGGTACACCGACAGGGAGGGCCGCGCCACGATCCGGGACGTCGAACCCGTCGGCTATGTCGGATCGACGACCGCCTGGTACCTGCTCGGCTGGTGCCGCCTGCGCGGTGGGCTCCGCGCCTTTCGCCTCGACAGGGTCGACCGGGTCACCGCGACCGCCGAGACCGCGCCGCGTCGCGCGGTGCGCCCCGAGGAGATCCAGGTCCCCGAGGGAGACCTCCGCACGCTCACGCTTCTTTGA
- a CDS encoding amidohydrolase family protein → MYSKDGEDYFIVDAHVHMWDGSDENQRNVHGKQFIECFYDYHRNLSPAEYVWEFKKYQKYTEQDFMTDLFGNGYVDHAIFNPAALTDFYVNGFSRDLAWDMTQRNPGRLTYNHNWDARDGEVGLRQLEEDAAKYDLKGVKIYTAAWHGESRGFKMSDPWAYKYLEKCAELGIKNIHIHKGPTILPLDRDAFDVADIDHCATDFPHLNFIVEHVGLPRLEDFCWIATQEPNVYGGLAVAIPFIHTRPRYWAQIIGELLYWLGEDRILFSSDYALWQPKWLIEKFVDSQIPEDMQGEYAPITVAQKKKILGLNAARLYPHIEVPAALRLPEPAGAETGVAVGAEVGA, encoded by the coding sequence ATGTATTCGAAGGATGGCGAGGACTACTTCATCGTCGATGCTCACGTGCACATGTGGGACGGCTCGGACGAGAACCAGCGCAACGTCCACGGCAAGCAGTTCATCGAGTGCTTCTACGACTACCACCGGAACCTGTCGCCCGCCGAGTACGTCTGGGAGTTCAAGAAGTACCAGAAGTACACCGAGCAGGACTTCATGACCGACCTCTTCGGCAACGGCTACGTCGACCACGCGATCTTCAACCCCGCGGCACTCACCGACTTCTACGTGAACGGCTTCAGCCGCGACCTCGCCTGGGACATGACCCAGCGCAACCCGGGCCGGCTCACGTACAACCACAACTGGGACGCGCGCGACGGCGAGGTCGGTCTGCGCCAGCTCGAGGAGGACGCCGCGAAGTACGACCTCAAGGGCGTGAAGATCTACACCGCCGCCTGGCACGGTGAGAGCCGCGGCTTCAAGATGAGCGACCCGTGGGCGTACAAGTACCTCGAGAAGTGCGCCGAGCTGGGCATCAAGAACATCCACATCCACAAGGGCCCGACGATCCTCCCCCTCGACCGGGACGCCTTCGACGTCGCCGACATCGACCACTGCGCGACGGACTTCCCGCACCTCAACTTCATCGTCGAGCACGTGGGCCTGCCGCGGCTTGAGGACTTCTGCTGGATCGCGACGCAGGAGCCGAACGTCTACGGCGGGCTCGCGGTCGCCATTCCGTTCATCCACACCCGCCCGCGGTACTGGGCGCAGATCATCGGCGAGCTCCTGTACTGGCTGGGCGAGGACCGGATCCTGTTCAGCTCCGACTACGCCCTGTGGCAGCCGAAGTGGCTGATCGAGAAGTTCGTCGACTCCCAGATCCCCGAGGACATGCAGGGCGAGTACGCGCCGATCACCGTCGCGCAGAAGAAGAAGATCCTCGGCCTGAACGCCGCTCGGCTGTACCCGCACATCGAGGTCCCGGCCGCGCTGCGGCTGCCGGAGCCGGCCGGGGCCGAGACCGGCGTCGCGGTCGGGGCTGAGGTAGGGGCGTGA
- a CDS encoding LacI family DNA-binding transcriptional regulator, with protein MTISKIALAAGVSVPTVSKVLNGRADVSPATRAKVEALIEEHGYRRRRAAVTKGSGMIDLVFHELGNLWALEIIRGVERVAREEGLAVVLAECEGGTSPRQEWLDGVLARRPKGVIMVFSDLDPSQRRQLEARNIPCVVVDPTGEPTGDYPAIGSANWSGGLAATRHLLELGHKRIGAIGGPEWVWCSRARLDGFRAALEHAGLQVDPELIRYGDFHVERGYEHGLSLLGLDDPPTAIFAGNDLQALGLYKAARELGVRIPDDLSVVGYDDLSVAEWIGPALTTVRQPLLEMSLQATRLVLSLARGEHPQSTRIDLATTLIVRQSTARVASPS; from the coding sequence ATGACCATCTCGAAGATCGCTCTCGCCGCGGGCGTCTCGGTGCCGACCGTCTCCAAGGTGCTCAACGGCAGGGCCGACGTGTCCCCGGCCACCCGGGCCAAGGTCGAGGCGCTGATCGAGGAGCATGGGTACCGGCGGCGCCGGGCGGCGGTGACCAAGGGCTCGGGCATGATCGACCTGGTCTTCCACGAGCTCGGAAACCTCTGGGCGCTCGAGATCATCCGCGGGGTCGAACGGGTGGCCCGAGAGGAGGGGCTCGCGGTCGTCCTCGCCGAGTGCGAGGGAGGCACGAGCCCTCGGCAGGAGTGGCTCGACGGCGTGCTGGCGCGCAGGCCGAAGGGCGTCATCATGGTGTTCTCCGACCTGGACCCGTCTCAGCGGCGCCAGCTTGAGGCCCGCAACATCCCGTGCGTCGTCGTCGATCCCACCGGAGAGCCGACCGGCGACTACCCTGCGATCGGCTCGGCGAACTGGAGCGGCGGACTCGCCGCGACGCGGCACCTCTTGGAGCTGGGGCACAAGCGGATCGGTGCGATCGGCGGCCCCGAATGGGTCTGGTGCAGCCGCGCTCGCCTCGACGGCTTCCGGGCGGCGCTTGAGCATGCGGGGCTCCAGGTCGACCCCGAGCTGATCCGATACGGCGACTTCCATGTGGAGCGCGGGTACGAGCATGGCCTGAGCCTGCTGGGGCTCGACGACCCGCCCACGGCGATCTTCGCCGGGAACGACCTGCAGGCGCTCGGGCTGTACAAGGCGGCCCGCGAACTCGGCGTGCGCATCCCAGACGACCTGTCGGTGGTCGGGTACGACGACTTGTCCGTCGCCGAGTGGATCGGGCCCGCCCTCACGACGGTTCGGCAACCGCTGCTCGAGATGTCCCTGCAGGCGACGCGCCTCGTGCTCAGCTTGGCTCGCGGCGAGCACCCGCAGAGCACCCGGATCGATCTGGCGACGACCCTCATCGTGCGCCAGAGCACCGCGCGGGTCGCGTCGCCGTCCTGA
- a CDS encoding VOC family protein, protein MNLVSVRLITDDVPRLVGFYERITGMAAERPTPEFAELRTPHGTLAIGSTATVGLFGSGSARPADNHTAIIELLVDDVDAVFNSVADDPIEIVQAPTTMPWGNRSLLVRDPDGTLVNLFTPVTVPAIAKFADTPR, encoded by the coding sequence ATGAACCTCGTCTCCGTTCGCCTCATCACCGACGACGTGCCTCGACTCGTCGGCTTCTACGAGCGCATCACGGGAATGGCGGCCGAACGTCCGACTCCGGAGTTCGCGGAGCTGCGCACCCCCCATGGCACCCTCGCCATCGGCAGCACCGCCACCGTCGGGCTGTTCGGGTCGGGCTCTGCCCGTCCCGCCGACAATCACACCGCGATCATCGAGCTCCTTGTTGACGACGTCGACGCCGTGTTCAACTCCGTCGCAGACGACCCGATCGAGATCGTGCAGGCGCCCACGACCATGCCGTGGGGGAACCGCTCATTGCTCGTTCGGGACCCAGACGGAACCCTCGTGAACCTCTTCACGCCGGTCACCGTGCCCGCGATCGCCAAATTCGCCGACACGCCTCGTTGA
- a CDS encoding glycerol dehydrogenase, protein MVQTVRTVISPARYVQGKGAIHQLGSFLAQLGSTPLIVADDLVWGLVGHDIEASLKAADLPVNRVNFNGIPSAKEVDRLVGIIKETGSDIAVAVGGGSTIDAVKASGYLAGIRWANCPTVASTDAPTSALAVIYTETGEFEEYRFFPRNPDLVLVDSQIVANAPVSLLIAGVGDALATWLEARATSRSNSNTMAGGLPTVTGTALAKLSWDVLWENALPAIDAVRDHLVTPAVDRVIEANTLLSGLGFESGGLAAAHAIHNGLTAVPGTHGLAHGQKVNIGSITQLVLEGAPTSDLREFIEFTTRVGLPTTLTEVGLRADDAESLKTVADAATVAGETIHSMPFEVASGDVAAALASIERFAVTVRAEAKLPAPVPYTGRH, encoded by the coding sequence ATGGTGCAGACCGTTCGAACGGTGATCTCCCCGGCCCGGTACGTGCAAGGCAAGGGCGCCATCCATCAGCTCGGGAGCTTCCTGGCGCAGCTCGGATCGACTCCTCTGATCGTGGCCGACGACCTCGTCTGGGGCCTTGTGGGCCACGACATCGAGGCGTCCCTCAAGGCGGCAGACCTTCCGGTCAACCGGGTGAACTTCAACGGCATCCCCAGCGCCAAGGAGGTCGACCGGCTCGTGGGGATCATCAAGGAGACCGGTTCGGACATCGCCGTCGCCGTCGGCGGCGGGAGCACGATCGATGCGGTCAAGGCCTCCGGCTACCTCGCCGGGATCCGGTGGGCGAACTGCCCGACCGTCGCGTCGACCGACGCCCCGACGAGCGCGCTGGCCGTCATCTACACCGAGACCGGCGAGTTCGAGGAGTACCGGTTCTTCCCGCGCAATCCCGACCTGGTGCTGGTGGACTCGCAGATCGTCGCCAACGCGCCCGTCTCGCTGCTCATCGCCGGCGTCGGCGACGCACTGGCCACCTGGCTCGAGGCGCGTGCCACGTCGCGGTCGAACTCCAACACCATGGCCGGCGGGCTCCCGACCGTGACCGGCACGGCGTTGGCCAAGCTCAGTTGGGACGTGCTCTGGGAGAACGCACTGCCGGCGATCGACGCCGTGCGGGACCACCTGGTCACCCCAGCCGTCGACCGGGTCATCGAGGCGAACACCCTGCTCTCGGGGCTGGGCTTCGAGTCCGGCGGGCTGGCCGCGGCCCACGCCATTCACAACGGACTGACCGCCGTGCCGGGGACGCATGGTCTGGCCCACGGGCAGAAGGTCAACATCGGCTCGATCACGCAGCTCGTGCTCGAGGGCGCACCGACGAGCGACCTCCGCGAGTTCATCGAGTTCACCACACGCGTCGGGCTACCGACGACGCTGACGGAGGTCGGCCTGCGGGCCGACGACGCCGAGTCGCTCAAGACGGTTGCCGACGCGGCCACGGTCGCGGGCGAGACCATCCACTCGATGCCGTTCGAGGTCGCCAGCGGCGACGTCGCCGCGGCGCTCGCGTCGATCGAGCGCTTCGCGGTCACCGTGCGCGCCGAGGCGAAGCTCCCGGCGCCGGTGCCGTACACGGGGCGCCACTGA
- a CDS encoding helix-turn-helix domain-containing protein produces the protein MPGSGSPVLAREPGSPRDRAASDRESLALELGRGGAGSPVRPEIRASWARSAAGGLQIEHLEVPVDGEFDDESPLMSAARPVLSALWSHLADEPVSVMLCDETGLVLSRECGDPAVLRSLDEVALAPGSTYSEAAVGTNGFGLALADDRLTLVAGDEHYSAQLMGYTCAGSPIHDLATGAVIGAISLTTWSSSGTGLLLAVAVQTSANIEAHVVSQGRTLPGDRRPRLTRFEVIERDAIALALERNPDSVADAANDLGISRATIFRRIKRYGIRPHTVVARHTEPT, from the coding sequence ATGCCTGGGAGTGGATCACCCGTCCTCGCGCGCGAACCCGGTTCGCCCCGTGACCGCGCGGCCTCCGATCGTGAGTCCCTCGCGCTGGAGCTCGGCCGAGGCGGGGCTGGCTCCCCGGTCCGTCCGGAGATCCGCGCGTCGTGGGCGCGTTCGGCCGCCGGGGGCCTGCAGATCGAGCACCTCGAGGTTCCCGTCGACGGGGAGTTCGACGACGAGTCGCCGCTGATGTCGGCGGCGCGCCCCGTCCTCAGTGCGCTCTGGTCGCATCTCGCCGACGAGCCGGTCAGCGTCATGCTGTGCGACGAGACCGGCCTGGTTCTGTCGCGCGAGTGCGGCGATCCGGCGGTCCTGCGATCCCTCGACGAGGTCGCGCTCGCGCCGGGCTCCACCTACTCCGAGGCGGCCGTGGGTACGAACGGCTTCGGTCTCGCGCTCGCCGACGACCGGCTCACGCTGGTCGCCGGCGACGAGCACTACTCAGCGCAGCTCATGGGGTACACCTGCGCCGGGTCACCCATCCACGACCTTGCCACCGGCGCGGTGATCGGCGCGATCAGCCTGACCACGTGGTCGTCGTCGGGCACCGGGCTCCTGCTCGCGGTCGCCGTCCAGACCTCCGCCAACATCGAGGCGCACGTGGTCTCCCAGGGGCGCACCCTTCCGGGGGATCGCCGTCCGCGGCTCACCCGGTTCGAGGTCATCGAGCGTGACGCGATCGCTCTCGCGCTGGAGCGGAACCCGGACAGCGTGGCCGACGCGGCGAACGACCTCGGAATCTCTCGCGCCACGATCTTTCGGCGCATCAAGCGGTACGGCATCCGGCCCCACACCGTCGTGGCCCGGCACACAGAACCGACCTAA